From the genome of Pseudomonadota bacterium:
ACTGGTCGCTTACGGGTATTTCGCCGGCTTCTGGACCCACGGCGGGCAGACCATCGGCATGCGCGCCTGGCGCATCCGGGTGGTTGGTGTTGACCCCGTGCGCGTCACCTGGGCCAAGGCGACCCTGCGCTTCTTCGCCGCCATTCTATCCTTGCTGCCCGCCGGTCTGGGATTCTGGTGGATACTGATCGACCCGCAACGGCGCGCCTGGCATGACCGTTGGTCGCGTACGCGACTCGATCGATCAGACAGAGGCGGGTAGTCCTCAAAAACCGGACCCGCGGTGACACACGCACCGCAGCCAAGGAACCTCTGATCAAGTCTGTTTAGATGAGAGTGTTGTTCAGAAGGGGCGAGCTCAGGGCGGAAAATACAGGTAATAGCCCGCTATGGCCAAGCTTTCCAACACTGAAATCGTCGCTTCCGGGCAACAGAATCACTGAACACGACTTGATCAGAGGTTCCCTAAGATTCAATCATCCC
Proteins encoded in this window:
- a CDS encoding RDD family protein — protein: MVYDALIVFALVFITAFVVLQIFGEPLDNIGKAVLQIAAVLVAYGYFAGFWTHGGQTIGMRAWRIRVVGVDPVRVTWAKATLRFFAAILSLLPAGLGFWWILIDPQRRAWHDRWSRTRLDRSDRGG